The Paenibacillus sp. RUD330 genome has a segment encoding these proteins:
- the allB gene encoding allantoinase AllB: protein MGERGFQKIVRGGLVVLPGHDEPQQADIGICGGRIAAVGTGLEPAGAEIIDAGGLLVMPGGIDVHVHFNEPNMGHWEGFPTGSAALTAGGFTAYADMPLNGLPATVDTAALALKAEAAAGRSAVDYAFWGGLVPGKLQELEPMAEAGVVGFKAFVSKPGGEGEGRFVEADDWTLYEGMRRIASFGGVLALHAENDSMTTALGDAMRRAGRTGALDFAASRPPIAELEAVNRALFYAGRTGCRLHFVHISHPDSVELIHSAKSSGMDVTVETCPHYLMLTVEDMARLGAVAKCAPPLRGAESRDRLWEQLAAGKIDLVASDHSPSPFELKEAPGLSFFDGWGGISGAQSTMELLLHEGVGKRRLPAGLVARVLSQAPAARFGFAAKGGIVPGLDADLALVDMEHRYTLEKRHLQYLHPHSPYEGVEFGCRVAGTLLRGELAYSLESGVLPGGGMRVRAGLGSYAGKA from the coding sequence ATGGGAGAACGCGGATTCCAAAAGATCGTGCGCGGCGGCCTTGTCGTGCTGCCCGGCCATGACGAGCCTCAGCAGGCGGACATCGGCATCTGCGGCGGCAGGATCGCGGCAGTCGGAACCGGGCTGGAGCCGGCCGGAGCGGAAATCATCGACGCCGGGGGCTTGCTGGTCATGCCCGGCGGCATCGACGTCCATGTCCATTTCAACGAGCCGAACATGGGCCACTGGGAAGGGTTTCCGACCGGCTCCGCCGCGCTGACCGCCGGCGGCTTCACCGCGTATGCCGACATGCCGCTGAACGGCTTGCCCGCGACGGTGGACACCGCGGCTCTGGCGCTGAAGGCGGAGGCGGCCGCGGGCAGGTCGGCGGTCGATTACGCCTTCTGGGGAGGGCTTGTGCCCGGCAAGCTGCAGGAGCTCGAGCCGATGGCCGAGGCGGGCGTCGTCGGCTTCAAGGCGTTCGTCTCCAAGCCGGGCGGCGAAGGGGAGGGCCGCTTCGTCGAAGCCGACGACTGGACCTTGTATGAAGGGATGCGCCGGATCGCCTCCTTCGGCGGGGTGCTGGCGCTTCATGCGGAGAACGACAGCATGACGACGGCTCTTGGAGATGCCATGCGGCGCGCAGGACGTACGGGCGCGCTCGATTTTGCGGCGTCGCGGCCGCCGATCGCGGAGCTCGAGGCGGTCAACCGGGCGCTCTTCTACGCCGGCAGGACCGGATGCCGCCTCCATTTCGTGCACATCAGCCATCCCGATTCCGTCGAGCTGATCCACAGCGCCAAGTCGAGCGGGATGGACGTCACGGTGGAGACTTGTCCGCACTATCTGATGCTGACCGTGGAGGATATGGCGAGGCTTGGAGCTGTCGCCAAATGCGCTCCCCCGCTGCGCGGAGCCGAGAGCAGGGACCGTCTGTGGGAGCAGCTTGCCGCGGGCAAGATCGATCTCGTCGCCTCGGATCATTCCCCCTCCCCCTTCGAGCTGAAGGAAGCTCCGGGGCTGAGCTTCTTCGACGGCTGGGGAGGCATCTCCGGCGCCCAGAGCACGATGGAGCTGCTGCTCCATGAAGGCGTGGGGAAAAGGAGGCTGCCTGCCGGACTGGTGGCGAGGGTGCTGTCGCAGGCGCCGGCAGCGCGCTTCGGCTTCGCGGCCAAGGGCGGCATCGTTCCCGGACTCGACGCCGATCTTGCGCTGGTGGACATGGAGCATCGCTATACGCTCGAAAAGAGGCATCTGCAGTACCTGCATCCCCACAGCCCGTACGAGGGCGTGGAATTCGGCTGCAGAGTGGCCGGGACGCTGCTGCGGGGCGAGCTCGCCTATTCCCTGGAAAGCGGCGTCCTGCCGGGAGGCGGGATGAGAGTGCGCGCCGGCCTCGGCAGCTATGCCGGCAAGGCTTGA
- the uraD gene encoding 2-oxo-4-hydroxy-4-carboxy-5-ureidoimidazoline decarboxylase yields MSAEWTLEQLNGLPAAAFVEALGGIFEHSPWVAGAVEPLRPFESAEELHAAMVNAARSAPEGKVLALLRCHPDLGAKLAMSDLSVSEQKGAGLDSLSAEEYERFNSLNRDYMGRFDFPFILAVRGKSKDDILSSLAERAGRERGEELDQALREIARITGFRLADLISE; encoded by the coding sequence GGACGCTGGAACAGCTGAACGGATTGCCTGCCGCAGCCTTCGTGGAAGCTCTTGGCGGCATCTTCGAGCATTCTCCCTGGGTAGCCGGGGCAGTGGAGCCGCTGCGGCCGTTCGAATCCGCGGAGGAGCTGCATGCGGCCATGGTGAATGCCGCCCGGAGCGCGCCGGAAGGGAAGGTGCTGGCGCTGCTGCGCTGCCATCCCGATCTCGGCGCGAAGCTGGCGATGAGCGATCTGTCCGTATCGGAGCAGAAGGGAGCGGGGCTGGACAGCCTGAGCGCGGAGGAATACGAGCGGTTCAACTCGCTGAACCGGGACTATATGGGCCGCTTCGACTTTCCGTTCATTTTGGCCGTGCGGGGCAAGAGCAAGGACGACATCCTCTCCTCGCTGGCCGAGCGCGCGGGCAGGGAGCGCGGAGAGGAGCTCGACCAGGCGCTGCGGGAAATCGCGCGCATAACCGGCTTCCGGCTCGCTGATCTGATCTCGGAATGA
- the uraH gene encoding hydroxyisourate hydrolase, which produces MEGKLTTHVLDMAHGGPAAGMKLQLARLEGAGGKGIIRENATNVDGRLDQPLLEGEALTPGIYELLFFAGDYFRSLERSAQGLEEGTGAAGERFLEQIPIRFTVTASGGNYHVPLLVAPGGYSSYRGS; this is translated from the coding sequence ATGGAAGGCAAATTGACGACCCATGTGCTGGACATGGCCCATGGCGGCCCGGCCGCAGGCATGAAGCTGCAGCTTGCGAGGCTGGAGGGCGCCGGCGGCAAAGGCATCATTCGGGAAAACGCCACGAACGTGGACGGAAGGCTGGATCAGCCTCTGCTCGAGGGCGAAGCGTTGACGCCGGGCATTTACGAGCTGCTGTTTTTCGCAGGCGATTACTTCCGGTCCCTGGAGCGGTCGGCGCAAGGTTTGGAAGAAGGGACTGGAGCGGCCGGGGAGCGGTTTCTGGAGCAGATTCCGATCCGCTTCACCGTGACGGCTTCGGGCGGGAACTACCATGTTCCGCTGCTCGTCGCTCCAGGCGGATACAGCAGCTATAGAGGAAGCTGA